A genomic stretch from Rhodothermales bacterium includes:
- a CDS encoding penicillin acylase family protein: protein MKSILLLLVYLALTGAILFLLLVSQAGAPPLGRLLDPWDGLYRTARDAEPQGDRADVAISGLKGRVEVVRDGRGVPHIYAENDLDAIAALGYVTAQDRLFQMDFLPRVASGRLASAMGPALVDTDRMFRKTGMDWGARRNLERIERAGGIELNILEAYARGFNAYLDGLDEADLPFEFRLLGFKPDAYSPLQSLRVLQYMVYDLTYRSAQSEAGGANDPALSRLYPRYAALSVPIIPERGGQVPDASRRPIYDTAGYPMAAAPPADAPNTLAEGWLPGKGSNNWAVAGARSTTGAPILAGDMHLSLSLPAIWYEVHLVTPSMNSYGVLIPGAPLPVEAFTERLGWAFTNTGADQIDHLALQVDAARRNYLYEGAYRPFETAADTIFVKDGEPVIDSLYYTHWGPADLDGDTPQAIRWVAHDSSRTVRALWQMNRASNFVTFQDALRYWDSPMQNILYADVDGNIAIRSTGYFPLRRDGDGTGMRDGTSDASSWVGRIPFEELPYSYNPEQGYLTSTNQQPADSTYPYYLGRKWAPGYRSLRIDALLGGEERHSVEQIASYQSDVYVVQRDLFAPLFDTLAGLSPRAQELRAMLQRWDGDALTDRPEPLVLDVLLSRLADLTWDEPVFQTTGRPEESQLYTLIVRDPASVWFDRQASPEREQAADILRQALETTVDSLQSRYGWDRARWRWGQHHHVLFRHFTRSEALRPLWRGPYEYPGFASTLSPAGSRLTTHSASWRVVVDFSTQPPTGYGVYPGGPSGNPFSSLYDAQIETYLRFERYPLAKPATAADALAGAVRSRQTLTPR from the coding sequence ATGAAGTCCATCCTGCTGCTCCTGGTCTATCTGGCGTTGACCGGGGCCATCCTCTTCCTGTTGCTTGTTTCGCAAGCCGGCGCGCCGCCCCTCGGCCGGCTCCTCGATCCCTGGGATGGGCTCTACCGGACCGCGCGCGACGCCGAGCCGCAAGGCGACCGCGCCGACGTGGCCATTTCGGGTCTCAAAGGGCGCGTCGAAGTCGTGCGTGACGGACGCGGCGTGCCCCACATCTACGCGGAAAACGACCTGGACGCCATCGCGGCGCTGGGCTATGTGACCGCCCAGGATCGCCTCTTCCAGATGGATTTCCTTCCCCGGGTGGCCTCCGGCCGGCTCGCGTCGGCGATGGGGCCGGCTCTGGTCGATACCGATCGCATGTTCCGGAAGACGGGCATGGACTGGGGCGCCCGCCGCAACCTGGAGCGCATCGAGCGGGCCGGCGGCATAGAGCTCAACATCCTCGAAGCCTACGCGCGGGGCTTCAATGCGTACCTCGACGGCCTCGACGAGGCGGACCTTCCCTTCGAGTTCAGGCTGCTCGGGTTCAAGCCCGATGCCTACTCGCCGCTGCAATCGCTGCGCGTGCTCCAGTACATGGTGTACGACCTCACGTACCGCTCGGCGCAGAGCGAGGCCGGCGGCGCAAACGACCCCGCCTTGAGCCGGCTCTATCCCCGCTATGCGGCGCTCAGCGTGCCGATCATTCCGGAGCGCGGCGGTCAGGTGCCCGACGCGAGCCGGCGCCCGATCTACGATACGGCCGGGTATCCGATGGCGGCGGCGCCGCCGGCCGATGCGCCGAATACGCTGGCGGAAGGGTGGTTGCCGGGAAAGGGGTCCAACAACTGGGCCGTCGCCGGCGCGCGTTCGACGACCGGCGCGCCTATCCTCGCAGGGGACATGCACCTGAGCCTGTCGCTGCCGGCGATCTGGTATGAGGTCCATCTCGTGACGCCATCCATGAACAGCTATGGCGTGCTCATCCCCGGCGCGCCGCTGCCCGTCGAGGCGTTCACGGAACGACTGGGATGGGCGTTCACCAATACGGGCGCCGATCAGATTGATCATCTCGCGCTCCAGGTCGATGCGGCGCGCCGCAATTATCTGTACGAAGGCGCGTACCGTCCCTTCGAGACGGCGGCGGACACCATCTTCGTGAAGGATGGCGAGCCCGTGATCGACAGCCTGTATTACACGCACTGGGGGCCGGCGGATCTCGACGGCGACACGCCTCAGGCGATCCGATGGGTGGCGCACGATTCGAGCCGGACCGTCCGCGCGCTGTGGCAGATGAACCGGGCCTCGAACTTCGTCACGTTCCAGGACGCGTTGCGCTACTGGGACTCGCCGATGCAGAACATCCTCTACGCGGATGTCGACGGCAACATCGCCATCCGCTCGACCGGCTATTTCCCCTTGCGCAGGGACGGCGACGGCACCGGGATGCGGGACGGCACCAGCGACGCGTCGTCGTGGGTCGGGCGGATTCCGTTCGAGGAGCTCCCGTACTCCTACAACCCGGAGCAGGGATACCTCACGTCGACCAACCAGCAGCCGGCAGACTCGACGTACCCGTATTATCTCGGCCGAAAGTGGGCCCCGGGGTACCGGTCCCTGCGGATCGACGCCCTGCTTGGCGGCGAGGAACGCCATAGCGTCGAGCAGATCGCCTCGTACCAGTCCGATGTCTATGTCGTCCAGCGCGACCTCTTCGCGCCGCTGTTCGACACCCTCGCCGGGCTCTCGCCGCGGGCGCAGGAACTTCGCGCCATGCTGCAGCGGTGGGACGGCGACGCGCTGACCGATCGTCCGGAACCGCTCGTGCTCGACGTGCTGCTGAGCAGGCTGGCGGACCTGACGTGGGACGAACCCGTATTCCAGACGACGGGGCGTCCGGAAGAGAGCCAGCTCTACACCCTGATCGTGCGCGACCCCGCGTCGGTCTGGTTCGACCGGCAGGCGTCCCCGGAACGCGAGCAGGCCGCCGACATCCTGCGTCAGGCGCTCGAAACGACCGTCGACAGCCTGCAATCCCGGTACGGCTGGGACCGCGCGCGCTGGCGCTGGGGGCAGCATCACCACGTGCTGTTCAGGCATTTCACGCGCAGCGAAGCGCTCCGGCCGCTCTGGCGCGGGCCGTATGAATACCCCGGTTTTGCCTCCACGCTTTCGCCGGCAGGCAGCCGTCTCACCACCCACAGCGCCAGCTGGCGCGTCGTCGTCGATTTCTCCACCCAGCCGCCCACGGGGTATGGCGTGTATCCCGGCGGACCGAGCGGCAACCCCTTCAGTTCGCTGTACGACGCCCAGATCGAGACCTACCTTCGGTTCGAGCGGTACCCGCTGGCAAAACCGGCGACGGCGGCGGATGCCCTGGCCGGCGCGGTGAGATCGCGCCAGACGCTCACGCCACGCTGA